The Fragaria vesca subsp. vesca linkage group LG2, FraVesHawaii_1.0, whole genome shotgun sequence genome includes a window with the following:
- the LOC101297212 gene encoding CASP-like protein At2g28370-like: MNVSHGSVHPVDDIPTTDGAAGPNPPRVRMKDLPGMPGTPAGLALRLSQFLFSAAALAVMASTSDFPSVTAFCYLVAATGLQTLWSFSLAIADVYALLVGRSLQSHKVVCLFTLGDGMTSTLTFAAACASAGITVLIDNDLDSCAHNHCAQFETATAMAFITWFTALPSFLLNFWSLASR, translated from the exons ATGAACGTGAGCCACGGGTCGGTTCACCCAGTTGACGATATCCCCACCACAGACGGCGCCGCTGGCCCAAACCCGCCACGCGTCCGCATGAAGGACCTCCCCGGCATGCCCGGCACCCCCGCCGGCCTCGCCCTGCGCCTCTCCCAGTTCCTCTTCTCCGCCGCCGCTCTCGCCGTCATGGCCTCCACCTCTGACTTCCCTTCCGTCACCGCTTTCTG CTACCTAGTTGCGGCTACAGGGTTGCAGACTCTGTGGAGCTTCTCATTGGCCATTGCTGACGTCTATGCACTTCTAGTCGGGCGGTCCTTGCAGAGCCATAAAGTTGTCTGCTTGTTCACTCTTGGCGATGGG ATGACATCCACACTAACATTTGCGGCAGCCTGTGCTTCTGCGGGGATTACAGTTCTTATTGACAATGATCTTGATAGTTGTGCCCATAATCATTGTGCACAATTTGAAACAGCTACAGCCATGGCTTTCATAACCTGGTTCACTGCTCTACCGTCTTTTCTCTTGAATTTTTGGTCGCTGGCATCCAGGTGA